In Callospermophilus lateralis isolate mCalLat2 chromosome 10, mCalLat2.hap1, whole genome shotgun sequence, a single genomic region encodes these proteins:
- the Gpx1 gene encoding glutathione peroxidase 1 produces MCATRLATMAAQSTVYTFSARPLAGGEPLSLGSLRGKVLLIENVASLUGTTLRDYTQMNELQERLGPRGLVVLGFPCNQFGHQENAKNEEILNSLKYVRPGGGFEPNFPLFEKCEVNGSKAHPLFAFLREALPVPSDDPSAFMTDPKFIIWSPVCRNDIAWNFEKFLVGPDGVPVRRYSRRFPTIDIEPDIEALLSQMPSSA; encoded by the exons ATGTGTGCCACTAGGCTGGCGACAATGGCGGCCCAGTCCACAGTGTACACCTTCTCCGCGCGCCCGCTGGCTGGCGGGGAGCCTTTGAGTCTGGGCTCTCTGCGGGGCAAGGTGCTGCTCATCGAGAATGTGGCTTCTCTTTGAGGCACCACGCTTCGGGACTACACCCAAATGAACGAGCTACAGGAGCGCCTCGGGCCCCGGGGCTTGGTCGTGCTCGGCTTCCCGTGCAACCAGTTTGGACATCAG GAGAATGCGAAGAACGAAGAGATTCTGAATTCCCTCAAGTACGTCCGACCCGGTGGCGGGTTCGAGCCCAATTTCCCCCTCTTCGAGAAGTGCGAGGTGAATGGCTCCAAGGCACATCCACTCTTCGCATTCCTGCGGGAGGCCCTGCCAGTGCCCAGCGATGACCCCAGTGCATTCATGACCGACCCCAAATTCATCATCTGGTCTCCGGTGTGCCGCAATGATATTGCCTGGAACTTTGAGAAGTTCCTGGTGGGCCCTGACGGTGTGCCGGTGCGCAGATACAGCCGCCGCTTTCCGACCATCGACATAGAACCTGACATTGAAGCCCTGCTGTCTCAGATGCCCAGCAGTGCCTAG